In Uranotaenia lowii strain MFRU-FL chromosome 2, ASM2978415v1, whole genome shotgun sequence, one genomic interval encodes:
- the LOC129741122 gene encoding uncharacterized protein LOC129741122 gives MREFLQQLKSQQHRDHITKFCDSEGINWHFNPPGGPHFGGLWEAAVRSAKHHMLRVIGDTPKSIEDMQTLLVQIEACLNSRPITPLSDDPNDLEALTPGHFLVGSSLRAPPEPDYDEIPVNRLNFWQQIQQQRKQFWIRWKREYLCQLQARVKRWRPSTPIAVDELVIICDDNKQPIHWRMGRIVKVHPGEDGVIRVVTIRTANGLLTRPIERVCILPKFEEKGQQIPSEEPEPIQP, from the coding sequence ATGCGGGAATTCCTACAGCAGCTGAAATCACAACAACATCGGGATCACATAACCAAGTTTTGTGATTCGGAAGGAATCAATTGGCACTTTAACCCACCTGGTGGTCCACATTTTGGCGGTCTTTGGGAGGCCGCGGTTAGATCGGCCAAACATCATATGCTGCGGGTCATCGGAGACACACCAAAGTCGATCGAGGACATGCAAACACTTCTCGTTCAGATTGAAGCATGTCTGAACTCGAGACCCATCACACCACTTTCTGACGACCCGAACGATCTGGAAGCACTCACCCCGGGACACTTCTTGGTCGGGTCTTCCTTGAGAGCACCACCCGAACCAGATTACGACGAAATTCCTGTAAATCGGCTCAACTTCTGGCAGCAAATTCAGCAGCAACGAAAACAATTCTGGATCCGATGGAAACGCGAGTACTTGTGCCAGCTTCAGGCCCGAGTGAAACGTTGGCGACCATCCACACCGATAGCTGTTGATGAGCTTGTCATCATTTGCGATGACAACAAACAACCGATTCACTGGAGGATGGGACGAATCGTTAAGGTACACCCAGGTGAAGACGGTGTAATACGAGTCGTGACCATCAGGACTGCGAATGGATTATTAACACGGCCAATCGAGAGAGTCTGCATATTACCGAAATTCGAGGAAAAGGGTCAGCAAATACCATCGGAGGAGCCAGAGCCGATTCAACCATAG
- the LOC129741123 gene encoding uncharacterized protein LOC129741123, with the protein MPAASKKVAPVPLEVLTTKYNFIRCNFNDIWRFVEKFNEDCSASSIEVRLEKLDGLWESFNETIISIISHEEYCAQADAYENERLEFSDKFYHAKSFLMEKMKMKQELSGHDQSARANETVAHHSLDHVRLPQIKLQTFNGDIDELLSFRDLFTSLIHWKTDLPEVEKFHYLKGCLQGEPKNLIDSLQITRANYQIAWDTLLRRYNNNKHLKKRQVLSLFNLPTLNKENASELHSLFESFERIVQTLDQIVQPTEYKDLLLVNLLTSRLDPITRRGWEEQSSSNEQDTIKELLEFLQRRIRVLEALPTKQAEPRGPQLVNNPSRPRLLPRISHNAVQFSGKQCVACNAHHPLYTCSTFQRLKVADREALIRSHALCRNCFRSGHQAKDCQSKFSCRYCKARHHSMVCFKSDGEARQASREQPRRREEAEGLHVIQNQTANLAASDSTANTASQRFSSQVLLATAVILLQDVEGNQFPARALLDSGSESNFLSERMNQLLQVPRQRVEISILGIGQTGTRVRQKVNAIVRSRTTDFKRTMSFLVLPKVTVNLPTANVNTQGWNFPEGIELADPTFCFSSSVDVVLGIEAFFDFFSTGRKLSLGDNLPSLNESVFGWVISGGNSNPSQPLRINCNVSTTENLDALISRFWSSEEIEFPNNYSPEESRCEKMFCKTIVREPGGRYCVGLPKDESKLKNLGESKEIALRRLYATERRLARDEELRKLYATFMREYEEMGHMKKVEPHAAVKRCYLPHHPVIKSSSTTTKLRVVFDASCKTASGTSLNDTLLVGPVVQQDLRSIILRSRTRQFMLVSDIEKMFRQINILSEDKPLQSILWRESPLEEVSTYELNTVTYGTKPAPFLATRTLQQLAEDEQHTYPLAAKALREDTYMDDVISGADTVEEATILRKQLVDLTACGGFRLRKHASNCLEALVGLSDDDLAIRIEKGIILDPDPSVNTLGLTWLPITDELRFRFEIPAIESNDILTKRRVLSIIATLFDPLGLIGATIVKAKIFMQLLWTLKNNQDECLGWDEPLPSTVGEEWKGFHSQLPLLNQLRINRCIIIPNAVNVEIHCFSDASQKAYGTCLYLRSTNDEGQILTRILTSKSRVSPLRCQSIPRLELAGALHAAELFEKVKHVLNLNASTFFWTDSTCVWRWLQATPSTWSTYVANRVAKIQNLTEGCEWRHVPGSDNPADLISRGITPEELMHNRLWWNGPPWLEKEAENWPKSMDVRGEEGDEERRRTAHAAACAQKGEFNEFFIAKFSSYNELIRSTAVWLRLMNIIRKSPQQTVRGPLTLMELKEAEIRIIRSVQQETFAEELKSLTKDGTVHRSSKLRWFHPFVSKSGLIRIGGRLSKSEEADDSKHPIVLPARHRLTRMILEQYHLRLLHAGPQLMQLSNIRLRFWPLGGRNIVKQIVHQCHKCFRAKPKPVQQFMGDLPASRALRRFIGRRSLCSDLYSDNGTNFVGARNKMREFLQQLKSQQHRDHITKFCDSEGINWHFNPPGGPHFGGLWEAAVRSAKHHMLRVIGDTPKSIEDMQTLLVQIEACLNSRPITPLSDDPNDLEALTPGHFLVGSSLRAPPEPDYDEIPVNRLNFWQQIQQQRKQFWIRWKREYLCQLQARVKRWRPSTPIAVDELVIICDDNKQPIHWRMGRIVKVHPGEDGVIRVVTIRTANGLLTRPIERVCILPKFEEKGQQIPSEEPEPIQP; encoded by the exons ATGCCTGCAGCATCGAAGAAGGTTGCCCCAGTGCCTCTCGAGGTGCTCACTACTAAATATAATTTCATTCGATGCAATTTCAACGATATTTGGAGATTTGTGGAGAAGTTTAACGAGGATTGTTCGGCCAGCTCGATCGAAGTTCGGCTCGAAAAACTTGATGGTTTGTGGGAGAGTTTCAATGAGACTATAATTTCTATAATTTCTCACGAGGAGTACTGCGCGCAAGCCGATGCGTACGAAAACGAACGGCTCGAATTCAGCGATAAATTCTACCATGCCAAATCTTTTCTCATGGAAAAGATGAAGATGAAGCAGGAACTATCTGGTCATGACCAATCTGCTCGTGCAAACGAAACGGTTGCTCATCATTCGCTAGACCATGTGCGCCTACCGCAAATCAAACTCCAAACTTTTAACGGGGATATCGATGAGTTGCTCAGCTTCCGAGACCTTTTCACGTCACTCATCCATTGGAAAACGGACCTTCCCGAAGTGGAAAAGTTCCACTACCTCAAAGGCTGCCTCCAAGGGGAacccaaaaatttaattgacTCTCTTCAAATCACCAGAGCCAATTATCAAATTGCTTGGGATACTCTTTTGCGcagatacaacaacaacaaacatctGAAGAAACGCCAGGTTTTATCGCTTTTCAATCTGCCTACCCTCAATAAGGAAAACGCTTCGGAATTGCATTCGCTATTTGAATCCTTTGAACGCATAGTCCAAACTTTAGACCAAATTGTTCAGCCAACCGAATATAAAGATCTCCTTTTGGTTAATCTTCTTACTTCGCGACTCGATCCAATCACGAGGCGTGGTTGGGAGGAGCAGTCGTCATCAAACGAACAGGATACGATTAAGGAGTTATTGGAATTCCTTCAACGTCGCATCCGGGTGCTGGAAGCACTACCCACCAAACAAGCTGAACCAAGGGGACCTCAGCTGGTCAACAATCCATCGCGACCAAGATTGCTGCCAAGAATTAGTCACAACGCCGTCCAATTCTCGGGGAAGCAATGTGTTGCATGTAACGCACATCATCCACTTTACACATGCTCGACTTTCCAAAGGCTTAAGGTAGCAGATAGGGAAGCTTTAATTCGATCACACGCGCTCTGCAGGAACTGTTTCCGGTCAGGTCATCAGGCGAAGGATTGTCAATCCAAATTCTCGTGTCGTTACTGCAAGGCTCGGCATCATTCGATGGTCTGTTTTAAATCCGACGGGGAGGCAAGGCAGGCGTCAAGGGAACAACCAAGGAGACGAGAGGAAGCGGAAGGATTACACGTTATCCAAAATCAGACAGCCAACTTGGCGGCTTCTGATTCTACGGCTAACACTGCATCGCAACGGTTTTCATCACAGGTTCTATTGGCTACGGCAGTAATCCTACTCCAAGACGTCGAGGGCAATCAATTTCCGGCACGCGCACTCTTAGACTCGGGCTCTGAGAGCAACTTCCTCTCCGAACGAATGAATCAACTGCTTCAGGTTCCGCGACAAAGGGTGGAGATCTCTATTCTGGGAATAGGGCAAACAGGTACGAGAGTAAGGCAGAAGGTTAACGCTATCGTTCGATCCCGAACAACCGATTTCAAACGCACCATGAGCTTCCTAGTCCTACCTAAGGTTACCGTCAATCTTCCCACGGCTAACGTCAACACACAAGGATGGAATTTCCCGGAAGGTATAGAGCTGGCAGATCCTACATTTTGTTTCTCGTCGAGCGTCGATGTGGTCCTAGGAATAGAGGCATTTTTCGATTTCTTCTCTACGGGTCGTAAACTTTCATTAGGCGACAACTTACCATCACTAAACGAGTCGGTCTTCGGATGGGTAATCAGCGGTGGTAATTCCAATCCAAGTCAGCCTCTACGCATCAACTGCAACGTGTCGACTACTGAAAACTTAGACGCTTTGATTTCTCGCTTTTGGTCCAgcgaagaaattgaatttcccAACAACTACTCACCTGAAGAATCACGTTGCGAGAAAATGTTCTGCAAAACCATCGTACGAGAACCAGGCGGTCGCTACTGTGTCGGCTTACCCAAGGATGAATCAAAACTGAAAAACCTAGGTGAATCAAAAGAAATCGCTCTGAGGCGCCTCTACGCAACCGAACGTCGATTGGCACGCGACGAGGAACTACGCAAGCTGTACGCCACGTTCATGCGCGAGTACGAAGAAATGGGTCACATGAAGAAGGTTGAACCCCACGCTGCAGTCAAGAGATGTTACCTACCTCACCATCCGGTGATCAAATCATCGAGCACCACGACCAAACTGAGAGTAGTGTTCGACGCTTCCTGTAAGACGGCTTCCGGTACCTCTCTAAACGACACCCTTCTTGTTGGCCCGGTCGTACAGCAGGATTTACGCTCCATCATTCTACGTTCGCGTACCAGACAGTTCATGTTGGTTTCGGACATTGAGAAAATGTTCCGTCAGATAAATATACTCTCGGAGGACAAACCTCTTCAGTCAATTCTTTGGAGAGAATCGCCACTAGAAGAAGTTTCTACCTACGAGCTAAACACCGTAACATATGGCACGAAACCAGCACCATTCCTGGCCACGCGTACCCTTCAGCAGCTAGCGGAAGATGAGCAGCATACTTACCCATTGGCAGCTAAGGCTCTCAGAGAGGACACATACATGGACGACGTTATCAGCGGGGCGGACACGGTGGAGGAAGCAACGATACTGAGGAAGCAACTGGTGGATCTCACAGCCTGTGGAGGATTTCGGTTACGCAAGCACGCCTCGAACTGCTTAGAAGCGCTGGTTGGACTTTCGGATGATGATTTGGCAATTCGAATTGAAAAGGGCATTATTCTTGATCCGGATCCATCGGTCAACACATTGGGACTAACTTGGTTGCCCATAACTGATGAGCTCCGCTTCCGCTTCGAAATTCCTGCTATTGAATCGAACGACATACTTACCAAACGGCGCGTGTTATCAATTATCGCTACCCTCTTCGATCCTCTTGGTCTGATAGGAGCAACAATCGTCAAGGCTAAAATCTTCATGCAGCTATTATGGACTCTAAAAAACAATCAAGACGAGTGCTTGGGCTGGGACGAGCCCCTACCATCGACGGTGGGTGAGGAATGGAAAGGGTTCCATTCACAACTTCCTCTCCTTAATCAACTGCGGATCAATCGATGCATCATAATTCCCAACGCGGTGAATGTGGAAATTCACTGCTTCTCCGACGCTTCTCAAAAGGCTTACGGAACCTGCTTGTACCTCCGGAGTACGAACGATGAAGGACAGATTCTCACCAGAATACTCACCTCCAAATCTAGAGTCTCCCCTTTGCGGTGTCAATCAATTCCTCGGCTGGAATTGGCTGGCGCTCTCCATGCTGCTGAACTATTCGAAAAGGTGAAACATGTTCTCAATTTAAACGCATCGACTTTCTTCTGGACCGACTCAACATGCGTTTGGCGCTGGCTTCAAGCGACACCAAGCACATGGTCAACCTACGTGGCCAACAGGGtggcaaaaatacaaaatttaacggAGGGATGTGAATGGCGTCACGTTCCAGGATCGGACAACCCAGCGGACCTCATCTCGCGAGGAATCACACCGGAAGAGCTCATGCATAATCGTTTATGGTGGAATGGTCCACCATGGTTGGAAAAGGAAGCTGAAAATTGGCCAAAATCAATGGATGTGAGGGGCGAGGAAGGAGATGAGGAAAGGCGCCGAACTGCCCATGCAGCTGCATGCGCCCAGAAGGGGGAATTTAACGAGTTCTTTATTGCTAAATTCTCTTCTTATAACGAACTCATCCGGAGCACTGCAGTGTGGCTTCGTCTTATGAATATTATTAGAAAATCTCCTCAACAGACGGTGCGCGGACCACTCACTTTGATGGAGCTGAAAGAAGCAGAAATCCGAATTATTCGAAGTGTTCAGCAAGAAACATTTGCTGAAGAGCTCAAATCACTCACCAAGGATGGAACTGTTCATAGGAGCTCCAAGCTGCGATGGTTTCATCCGTTCGTTTCCAAGAGTGGCCTGATTCGGATTGGTGGACGACTCAGCAAATCGGAAGAAGCAGACGACTCAAAGCACCCTATTGTGCTACCAGCACGACATCGGCTCACCAGGATGATCCTCGAGCAATACCATCTTCGGCTGCTGCATGCGGGTCCTCAGCTCATGCAGCTCAGCAACATTCGCCTTCGGTTCTGGCCTTTGGGAGGGAGAAACATCGTCAAGCAGATCGTACACCAATGCCACAAATGCTTCCGAGCCAAACCGAAACCGGTTCAGCAATTCATGGGCGATCTTCCGGCATCTAGG GCACTGAGGAGATTCATCGGGCGTCGTTCGTTGTGTTCCGATCTGTATTCCGATAACGGAACCAATTTCGTCGGCGCACGAAACAAGATGCGGGAATTCCTACAGCAGCTGAAATCACAACAACATCGGGATCACATAACCAAGTTTTGTGATTCGGAAGGAATCAATTGGCACTTTAACCCACCTGGTGGTCCACATTTTGGCGGTCTTTGGGAGGCCGCGGTTAGATCGGCCAAACATCATATGCTGCGGGTCATCGGAGACACACCAAAGTCGATCGAGGACATGCAAACACTTCTCGTTCAGATTGAAGCATGTCTGAACTCGAGACCCATCACACCACTTTCTGACGACCCGAACGATCTGGAAGCACTCACCCCGGGACACTTCTTGGTCGGGTCTTCCTTGAGAGCACCACCCGAACCAGATTACGACGAAATTCCTGTAAATCGGCTCAACTTCTGGCAGCAAATTCAGCAGCAACGAAAACAATTCTGGATCCGATGGAAACGCGAGTACTTGTGCCAGCTTCAGGCCCGAGTGAAACGTTGGCGACCATCCACACCGATAGCTGTTGATGAGCTTGTCATCATTTGCGATGACAACAAACAACCGATTCACTGGAGGATGGGACGAATCGTTAAGGTACACCCAGGTGAAGACGGTGTAATACGAGTCGTGACCATCAGGACTGCGAATGGATTATTAACACGGCCAATCGAGAGAGTCTGCATATTACCGAAATTCGAGGAAAAGGGTCAGCAAATACCATCGGAGGAGCCAGAGCCGATTCAACCATAG